From Halobacterium sp. R2-5, the proteins below share one genomic window:
- a CDS encoding ABC transporter substrate-binding protein, which produces MTSDTNNDSLTRRQYLKAGGAAGGAILVAGCAGGDGDGSGDGDSDGGTTASGDGTTSSSDGQELEIVHWWTAGGEEQALNALVEGFEEEYPEVTVNNNPAPGGAGSALDTEIQSRILNENPPSTFQIWPGKALNTYTESEVLEDIGDSVWDEEMRDAYLDGVKQMSQPAGDYVAVPLNIHRLNNLFYNVSVLEDAGVDPASIDSPSAVLEAMQTIDSETDATPMAHQTQAPWSTLQLWESVLIGVAGVDTYNDVIDGNVSANEDAVRESLQLVADYSEYFNDDAGSVAWDQANNGVIQGNAAFLHQGDWAAGQYQAAEDFEYESDWDYVPFPGTEGVYHVVTDSFVMPTSNPSPEATEKWLSYCGSVDGQERFNPVKGSIPPRTDVPNDEFGPFLTTQREDFNNSDAQPPSIAHGTGVTPEVKSNVEGVFSSFNGSWNVDSAYDGLTNAF; this is translated from the coding sequence ATGACATCTGACACCAACAACGACAGTCTGACGCGGCGACAGTACCTGAAAGCCGGTGGCGCCGCCGGTGGCGCCATCCTGGTGGCCGGCTGTGCCGGCGGCGACGGCGACGGCAGCGGTGACGGCGACAGCGACGGCGGCACGACGGCCAGCGGCGACGGTACCACGTCGTCGTCGGACGGTCAGGAACTCGAGATCGTCCACTGGTGGACGGCCGGCGGGGAGGAGCAAGCCCTCAACGCCCTCGTCGAGGGCTTCGAGGAGGAGTACCCCGAGGTCACGGTCAACAACAACCCCGCGCCCGGCGGCGCCGGGAGCGCCCTTGACACCGAGATCCAGAGCCGCATCCTGAACGAGAACCCGCCGAGCACGTTCCAGATCTGGCCGGGGAAGGCGCTGAACACGTACACGGAGTCCGAAGTCCTCGAGGACATCGGTGACAGCGTCTGGGACGAGGAGATGCGCGACGCCTACCTCGACGGCGTCAAGCAGATGTCCCAGCCGGCCGGCGACTACGTCGCGGTGCCGCTGAACATCCACCGCCTCAACAACCTCTTCTACAACGTCTCCGTCCTCGAGGACGCCGGCGTCGACCCCGCGTCCATCGACTCGCCGTCCGCGGTCCTCGAAGCGATGCAGACCATCGACTCGGAGACCGACGCCACGCCGATGGCCCACCAGACGCAGGCCCCGTGGTCGACGCTCCAGCTCTGGGAGAGCGTCCTCATCGGCGTCGCGGGCGTCGACACGTACAACGACGTCATCGACGGGAACGTCTCGGCCAACGAGGACGCCGTCCGCGAGTCGCTCCAGCTGGTCGCCGACTACAGCGAGTACTTCAACGACGACGCCGGCTCCGTCGCGTGGGACCAGGCGAACAACGGCGTCATCCAGGGGAACGCCGCGTTCCTCCACCAGGGCGACTGGGCGGCCGGCCAGTACCAGGCCGCCGAGGACTTCGAGTACGAGTCCGACTGGGACTACGTGCCGTTCCCGGGCACCGAGGGCGTCTACCACGTCGTCACGGACTCGTTCGTGATGCCGACGTCGAACCCGTCCCCGGAAGCCACCGAGAAGTGGCTGAGCTACTGCGGCTCCGTCGACGGCCAGGAGCGATTCAACCCCGTGAAGGGCTCGATCCCGCCCCGCACGGACGTGCCGAACGACGAGTTCGGGCCGTTCCTCACGACGCAGCGCGAGGACTTCAACAACTCCGACGCGCAGCCGCCGTCTATCGCGCACGGCACGGGCGTCACCCCGGAAGTCAAGAGCAACGTCGAGGGCGTGTTCTCGTCGTTCAACGGCAGTTGGAACGTCGACAGCGCGTACGACGGGCTCACGAACGCGTTCTAG